One stretch of Pradoshia sp. D12 DNA includes these proteins:
- a CDS encoding SpoIIE family protein phosphatase, which translates to MSILVVDDNKVNLFVIETILKQAGYRSIKLAKSANEMIHILEEDLSKNHGRSSFNLILLDIMMPEIDGIEACRRITATEEYKDIPVIFVTALGDTHKLAEALDAGGSDYLMKPINKVELLARIRAALRLKEEKDWHKNQDEKISYELDLATKVQRSLLSEPILNNQIKITRSYKPSSNLAGDMYYWQQIDQDRYAIFMFDMMGHGIPASLVCMYISSILREAVRNVVDPEKVILELNRCMTLLEEKTKLTSYYLTGIYLLVDTKSKTIEYVNAGHPPGYLYIDGKDLIEMGQRNTAIGFFEEMHINKITIPYTDSFQALIYTDGVAEAIDNDETKALAHLREIGKYQWSEKEAVAPLNVILPEEKQANQHDDMCVILVRG; encoded by the coding sequence ATGTCAATACTTGTGGTAGATGATAATAAAGTGAATTTATTTGTAATTGAGACCATCTTAAAGCAGGCAGGATACAGGTCTATTAAGCTGGCTAAATCAGCAAATGAAATGATTCATATTTTAGAAGAAGATTTAAGTAAAAATCACGGCAGAAGCTCCTTTAATTTAATTCTTTTGGATATTATGATGCCAGAAATTGATGGAATCGAAGCCTGCAGGCGAATCACTGCAACGGAGGAATATAAAGATATACCTGTTATTTTTGTGACCGCATTAGGTGATACCCATAAACTCGCGGAAGCACTGGATGCCGGTGGATCAGATTATCTAATGAAGCCTATTAATAAGGTAGAGCTATTGGCTCGAATACGCGCTGCTCTCCGTTTAAAAGAGGAGAAAGATTGGCATAAAAATCAGGATGAAAAAATAAGCTATGAGCTTGATCTCGCTACAAAGGTGCAGAGAAGCTTGTTAAGTGAGCCCATATTAAATAATCAAATCAAAATAACGAGGTCCTATAAGCCATCCTCTAATCTCGCAGGTGATATGTATTATTGGCAGCAGATTGATCAGGATCGCTATGCCATATTTATGTTTGATATGATGGGGCATGGCATACCTGCATCATTAGTATGTATGTATATCTCCTCTATCCTTCGTGAAGCGGTACGGAATGTGGTTGATCCTGAAAAAGTCATTCTCGAATTGAATCGCTGTATGACTTTACTGGAGGAAAAAACAAAGTTAACATCCTACTACTTAACAGGTATTTATTTATTGGTAGATACGAAATCAAAGACGATTGAATATGTCAATGCCGGCCATCCACCGGGCTACCTTTATATCGATGGGAAAGACTTAATTGAAATGGGACAGCGAAATACAGCAATTGGATTTTTCGAGGAAATGCATATAAATAAAATAACTATTCCTTATACTGATAGTTTTCAGGCTTTAATATATACTGACGGTGTGGCGGAGGCTATTGATAATGATGAAACTAAAGCCTTGGCACATTTGCGAGAAATAGGAAAGTATCAATGGTCAGAAAAAGAAGCAGTGGCTCCTTTAAATGTTATCCTTCCTGAGGAGAAACAGGCAAATCAGCATGATGATATGTGTGTCATCCTTGTAAGGGGATAA
- a CDS encoding spore coat protein CotJB — MKPQLPDEYYQLLEEIQAIDFALVELTLYLDTHPNDLEAMQQFNEFSHQSRQLKQQFEKKFGPLQQFGNSYTDANWSWGTTPWPWQI; from the coding sequence GTGAAGCCCCAATTACCTGATGAATATTATCAGCTATTAGAGGAAATTCAGGCAATCGACTTTGCTTTAGTGGAGCTAACCCTTTATTTAGATACTCATCCCAATGATTTAGAAGCCATGCAGCAATTTAACGAATTCTCTCATCAGAGCAGGCAGCTTAAACAGCAGTTCGAAAAGAAATTCGGCCCACTTCAACAATTTGGTAATAGTTATACAGATGCCAATTGGAGTTGGGGAACTACTCCGTGGCCTTGGCAAATATAA
- the qoxD gene encoding cytochrome aa3 quinol oxidase subunit IV, giving the protein MKQLFPLKHVLGYVISLILTIIALSVAFYDISFTAGMVILSITAIIQTAVQLFLFMHVNESKEKRTIYLNIIYALFVAHAVIFGTILTMIWGHAH; this is encoded by the coding sequence ATAAAACAACTATTTCCACTTAAACATGTTTTGGGTTATGTCATATCATTAATTCTAACCATCATTGCGCTATCCGTAGCCTTTTATGATATTTCCTTTACGGCCGGAATGGTGATCCTATCCATAACCGCCATTATTCAAACAGCTGTACAACTCTTTTTATTCATGCATGTTAATGAATCTAAAGAAAAGAGAACAATCTATCTAAACATTATCTATGCTCTATTCGTCGCACACGCAGTCATCTTCGGAACCATCCTAACCATGATCTGGGGCCACGCCCACTAA
- a CDS encoding ATP-binding protein, whose protein sequence is MTFKQKNLVGFGSILVIIIILMVIIDGRLSSSREDLLEIVDDRYQKVSYINDIQRNFAESERTLNLLGQDSRTPSKEELSAASETIDQNHIYIEDRFRKLESIANTEKGEALLAEFRASYENYTKLETQLITDMQKGVSNYDVVRAEKDKASDNVLAVIANFVDFQENLMDDALVRADGKYEQMQTIIISSLIVTIVLTLFLAYWVIMTSSRELNRITKVITNVDLSDTTTMPRIEVKVEDEIGRIASAFNRMSASLETFSRNEKEYTQEIENQSWVQTQVAEVAEMYQGIFKVGQLADEFINKITPIMGAELGAFYLKSETEDDHFYKAASYGDGGRDGFSFGEGVIGQAVANKEVVLLDDVPGDYKLITTGLGEIKPKSIVIAPVLYENKVIAVLEFASIKGFTDLELKTINHMLDNLGMAIKSVLSRMEVEQLLNESQAMTEELQVQAEELQTQSEELQMQSEELRMINEQLEERNQEAEQKSRELEISKEELEVKNEQLLQSSKYKSEFLANMSHELRTPLNSILILSEMLADKEPGEYTEDEREFAKVIHTSGNDLMALINDILDLSKIEAGKLEVFFNETNVCEVIESLERVFSPQAEQKGLELVIGKEDDLPSIFYTDEQRMQQILKNLLSNAVKFTEKGSVTMKMEKVRNTREKELLDGITETDFWMKIVVTDTGPGIADDKQQIIFEAFQQADGATARKYGGTGLGLSICREFSKLLGGYVTLESEEGKGSTFTVYLPNLPDGMTNKNSKVNDDIIHLPIANDVMEQIAVQKEVIDPEEEELLILDVFNGKKVLITDDDHRNIFALQKALESKGVQIIVAQNGIECLEIIKEQDDLDMILMDIMMPELDGYDTMRHIRANPEFTSIPIIALTAKAMKGDREKCLEAGATDYISKPINLEQLYSVMSVWLTK, encoded by the coding sequence ATGACATTTAAGCAAAAAAATTTAGTGGGTTTTGGCTCAATACTAGTGATTATAATTATATTGATGGTCATAATTGACGGTAGATTGAGCAGCTCTAGAGAAGATTTACTTGAAATAGTGGATGATCGCTACCAAAAGGTTAGTTATATTAATGATATTCAAAGAAATTTTGCGGAATCGGAGCGTACTCTTAATTTATTGGGACAGGATTCGCGTACTCCAAGTAAAGAAGAATTGAGCGCAGCCTCTGAAACAATAGATCAAAATCATATATATATCGAAGACCGTTTTAGAAAATTAGAAAGCATTGCTAATACGGAAAAAGGCGAGGCCTTGTTGGCGGAGTTCCGTGCATCATATGAGAACTATACAAAGCTAGAAACACAATTAATCACTGATATGCAAAAAGGGGTATCAAACTATGATGTCGTAAGGGCAGAAAAAGATAAAGCAAGTGATAATGTACTTGCTGTCATTGCAAATTTCGTTGATTTTCAAGAAAACCTTATGGATGACGCACTGGTGCGTGCCGACGGTAAATATGAACAAATGCAGACGATTATTATCAGTTCTCTAATCGTTACAATTGTTCTAACGTTATTTTTGGCTTATTGGGTAATCATGACCTCTTCACGGGAATTAAATAGAATTACAAAGGTGATCACTAATGTCGATCTAAGTGATACCACGACTATGCCGAGGATTGAAGTAAAAGTAGAGGATGAAATTGGCCGAATTGCATCTGCTTTTAATAGGATGTCAGCTTCATTGGAGACATTTAGTAGAAACGAAAAAGAATATACTCAGGAAATTGAGAATCAAAGCTGGGTGCAAACACAAGTTGCCGAAGTTGCGGAGATGTATCAGGGTATCTTTAAAGTTGGACAGCTTGCAGATGAATTCATTAATAAAATTACTCCAATCATGGGAGCAGAACTGGGTGCTTTTTATTTAAAAAGTGAAACTGAGGATGACCATTTTTATAAGGCTGCTTCTTATGGTGACGGAGGACGTGATGGATTTAGTTTTGGAGAAGGCGTAATCGGCCAGGCGGTTGCTAATAAAGAAGTTGTATTACTTGATGATGTTCCGGGAGATTATAAACTTATTACAACAGGGCTTGGAGAAATTAAACCCAAATCTATTGTCATTGCTCCAGTATTATACGAGAATAAAGTTATTGCTGTTTTGGAATTTGCAAGTATTAAAGGCTTTACTGATTTAGAATTAAAAACGATTAATCATATGCTTGATAATCTTGGTATGGCTATTAAGAGTGTACTGAGCCGGATGGAAGTGGAACAATTACTAAATGAATCACAGGCGATGACAGAAGAATTACAGGTTCAGGCAGAAGAATTACAAACACAATCTGAAGAACTTCAGATGCAATCAGAAGAATTACGTATGATTAATGAACAATTAGAAGAACGCAATCAGGAAGCAGAGCAGAAATCGAGGGAACTTGAGATTTCTAAAGAGGAGCTTGAGGTTAAAAATGAACAGCTCCTTCAAAGTTCAAAATACAAATCTGAGTTTCTTGCGAATATGTCTCATGAATTGAGAACGCCTCTGAATAGTATTTTAATATTATCTGAAATGCTGGCCGATAAAGAGCCTGGTGAATATACAGAGGATGAAAGAGAATTTGCAAAAGTGATCCATACATCAGGTAATGATTTAATGGCACTCATTAATGATATTTTGGATTTATCTAAAATTGAGGCTGGTAAGCTGGAAGTCTTCTTTAATGAAACCAATGTTTGTGAGGTTATTGAGAGCTTAGAACGAGTCTTTTCTCCTCAGGCAGAACAAAAAGGTCTGGAACTGGTTATTGGAAAAGAAGATGACCTGCCTTCCATTTTTTATACGGATGAACAAAGAATGCAACAAATACTAAAGAATTTATTATCCAACGCTGTGAAGTTTACGGAAAAAGGTTCGGTTACTATGAAGATGGAAAAAGTGAGAAATACTCGAGAGAAAGAACTTCTTGATGGTATTACGGAAACCGACTTCTGGATGAAAATTGTTGTAACCGATACAGGTCCTGGTATTGCAGATGATAAACAACAAATTATTTTTGAGGCCTTCCAGCAAGCAGATGGAGCAACAGCCCGTAAGTATGGCGGAACTGGATTAGGATTATCGATTTGCCGAGAATTTTCAAAGTTACTTGGCGGATATGTAACTCTAGAAAGTGAAGAGGGCAAGGGAAGTACATTTACTGTGTACTTGCCGAATCTGCCGGATGGAATGACTAATAAGAACAGTAAAGTGAACGATGACATTATTCATTTGCCAATTGCAAATGATGTAATGGAGCAAATTGCTGTTCAAAAAGAAGTAATAGATCCTGAGGAAGAAGAATTATTAATTTTGGATGTCTTTAATGGGAAAAAGGTATTAATCACGGATGATGACCATCGTAATATATTTGCTCTACAAAAAGCCCTGGAAAGTAAAGGTGTTCAAATCATTGTTGCCCAAAATGGAATCGAATGTCTTGAAATCATTAAGGAGCAAGATGATTTAGATATGATTCTTATGGACATTATGATGCCTGAACTCGACGGTTATGATACGATGAGACATATACGTGCAAATCCTGAATTTACATCGATTCCTATCATTGCATTAACAGCTAAAGCAATGAAGGGAGATCGAGAAAAATGTTTGGAAGCTGGTGCAACAGACTATATCAGCAAACCAATCAATTTAGAACAGCTATATTCAGTGATGTCTGTTTGGTTAACGAAATAG
- a CDS encoding amino acid ABC transporter ATP-binding protein → MIDVRNLKKNFGSNEVLKDISIRIEPQEVVVVIGPSGSGKSTFLRCLNLLEQITDGHVIINGVDLADKKIDINKVRTKTGMVFQHFNLFPHKTVLENLMLAPTKVKKVPDDEAKKHCLELLRKVGLLDKENAYPDSLSGGQKQRVAIARALAMEPEIMLFDEPTSALDPEMVGEVLEVMKELAHEGMTMVVVTHEMGFAREVGDRVVFMDDGYIVEENEPTSLFENPQHNRTKLFLSKVL, encoded by the coding sequence ATGATAGATGTTAGGAATTTGAAAAAAAACTTTGGATCCAATGAGGTATTAAAAGATATATCTATTAGGATTGAACCTCAGGAAGTTGTAGTAGTGATAGGTCCCTCTGGTTCAGGGAAATCCACCTTTCTTCGTTGTTTAAATTTACTGGAGCAAATAACGGACGGACATGTCATTATAAATGGAGTAGATCTTGCCGATAAAAAAATTGATATTAATAAGGTACGAACCAAAACAGGAATGGTATTTCAACATTTCAATTTGTTTCCTCATAAAACGGTACTGGAAAATCTAATGCTGGCACCTACCAAGGTGAAAAAGGTTCCTGATGATGAAGCAAAAAAACATTGTTTGGAGCTCCTTCGAAAGGTAGGTCTATTAGATAAGGAAAATGCTTATCCAGATTCATTGTCAGGTGGTCAGAAACAAAGGGTCGCCATTGCACGTGCATTGGCAATGGAGCCGGAAATCATGTTATTCGATGAACCAACTTCAGCACTTGATCCGGAAATGGTTGGAGAGGTCCTTGAGGTTATGAAAGAGCTTGCGCACGAAGGAATGACAATGGTGGTTGTTACACACGAAATGGGATTTGCGCGTGAGGTGGGAGATCGGGTTGTTTTTATGGATGATGGATATATCGTTGAAGAAAATGAACCGACCAGTTTATTTGAAAATCCGCAGCACAATCGAACAAAGCTGTTTTTGAGTAAAGTTTTATAA
- the cls gene encoding cardiolipin synthase, with product MGITDSYVWQFLIAINLIFAITITFLERRNVSASWAWLMVLSFFPIGGFILYIVLGQNLSKRKIFTWDKRGYDYLEQRIAEQKEHMKNMEEPFNTSITQRYKDLILMNMKTDHAVYTNDNEVEIFTDGKEKFNALFQDIASAKKHIHVLYYIIQNDTYGNRLLDALIEKAKEGVEIRLIYDDAGSRRISKKRIKKLREAGGNAEAFFPGKLPLINLRINFRNHRKLVIIDRKVGYLGGFNVGEEYLGLDPKFGYWRDTHLRIIGDAVNDLQSRFMLDWAQASGDKMEWTEDYFKYSKQHNEKGVGLQIVTSGPDSEREQIKKSYIRMILDAKEYIYLQTPYFIPDDSLLDAIRIASMSGVDVRVMIPNKPDHLFVYWATYSYVGELLKAGAKVFLYENGFLHAKTMVIDDRLATVGTANIDVRSFRLNFEVNAIIYHADTAVRLRDTFADDLKQSHELTSEIYNNRSLLIRFKESLSRLLSPVL from the coding sequence ATGGGAATAACTGATAGCTATGTATGGCAATTTTTAATAGCAATCAATTTGATATTTGCTATTACTATAACCTTTTTAGAAAGGCGTAATGTCAGCGCTTCATGGGCGTGGTTAATGGTTTTGAGCTTTTTTCCAATTGGAGGCTTTATTCTGTATATTGTTCTAGGGCAGAATTTAAGTAAAAGGAAAATATTCACATGGGATAAACGGGGCTATGATTACTTAGAGCAGCGTATCGCTGAACAAAAAGAGCACATGAAAAATATGGAAGAACCATTTAATACTTCTATTACACAGAGGTATAAGGATTTAATTTTAATGAATATGAAAACAGACCATGCTGTATATACCAATGATAATGAAGTTGAAATTTTCACAGATGGCAAGGAAAAATTCAATGCCTTATTTCAGGATATTGCTAGTGCCAAAAAACATATTCATGTTTTATATTACATTATCCAAAACGATACATATGGAAACAGGCTTCTGGATGCGTTGATTGAAAAGGCTAAAGAAGGTGTAGAGATACGGCTGATTTATGACGACGCCGGTTCCAGGAGAATCTCTAAAAAGCGAATAAAGAAATTAAGAGAAGCTGGCGGAAATGCAGAAGCGTTCTTTCCTGGGAAATTACCGCTTATTAATCTCAGAATCAACTTCCGAAACCATCGGAAGCTTGTCATCATTGACAGGAAAGTAGGATATCTTGGTGGATTCAATGTAGGTGAAGAGTATTTAGGACTTGATCCGAAGTTTGGTTATTGGAGAGATACCCATTTACGGATCATCGGAGACGCTGTGAATGATTTACAGTCTCGTTTTATGCTCGATTGGGCTCAGGCTTCAGGAGATAAAATGGAATGGACGGAAGATTACTTTAAATATAGCAAGCAACACAACGAAAAAGGGGTTGGGCTTCAAATTGTTACCTCTGGGCCTGATTCTGAGAGGGAACAAATTAAAAAAAGCTATATACGTATGATTTTGGATGCAAAAGAGTATATATATCTGCAGACGCCTTATTTTATACCGGATGACAGTTTGTTGGACGCCATCAGGATTGCATCCATGTCAGGGGTGGACGTCAGAGTAATGATACCAAATAAACCAGATCATTTATTTGTTTATTGGGCCACTTATTCATACGTTGGAGAATTATTAAAGGCTGGTGCAAAGGTGTTTTTATATGAGAATGGGTTTTTGCATGCGAAAACTATGGTGATAGATGATCGATTGGCAACTGTTGGAACAGCCAATATAGATGTACGCAGTTTTCGATTGAATTTTGAAGTGAATGCAATTATATATCATGCAGACACAGCTGTTCGCCTAAGGGATACATTTGCAGATGATTTAAAACAGAGCCATGAACTTACATCAGAAATTTATAATAATCGTTCCCTTTTAATTCGGTTTAAAGAGTCTTTATCCAGATTATTGTCTCCAGTTTTATGA
- a CDS encoding amino acid ABC transporter permease has translation MDFRWDIIEIYAPLLMKGTLYTIGLSIAGILIGSILGLLIGLGRLTKRKWLSIPLNCYIAFFRGTPIFVQLLLVHFGVVPALTGETNAILATILALSLNSAAYIAEIFRGGIQSIDSGQMEGARSLGMSHGQAMRYVILPQAFKRIIPPLGNEFIVLIKESSIAAVIAAPELTYWGRAMATEYYRVWEPYLTSAVIYLILTLSLSLLLNRLERRMETK, from the coding sequence GTGGATTTCAGGTGGGATATTATTGAAATTTATGCTCCATTGTTAATGAAAGGAACACTATATACAATTGGACTCTCAATAGCTGGTATTTTAATAGGTTCGATTCTTGGGTTATTAATCGGTCTTGGTAGATTGACCAAAAGGAAATGGTTATCTATTCCCCTAAATTGCTATATTGCTTTTTTTCGTGGGACTCCAATATTTGTCCAACTCCTATTAGTTCACTTTGGTGTTGTACCAGCATTGACAGGAGAGACAAATGCCATACTCGCAACTATTCTTGCCCTCTCATTAAATTCAGCTGCATACATAGCTGAGATATTTCGAGGAGGCATTCAGTCGATTGATTCGGGACAAATGGAGGGAGCCAGGTCGCTTGGGATGTCTCATGGACAGGCTATGAGGTACGTTATTTTACCACAAGCATTTAAGCGCATTATTCCGCCTCTGGGTAATGAGTTTATTGTATTGATTAAGGAGTCATCTATAGCCGCTGTTATCGCAGCTCCAGAATTAACGTATTGGGGTAGAGCTATGGCGACTGAATATTATCGGGTGTGGGAGCCTTATTTAACATCCGCTGTGATTTATCTCATCCTTACGCTTTCTCTTAGCTTGTTATTAAATCGATTGGAAAGAAGGATGGAGACAAAATGA
- a CDS encoding CheR family methyltransferase, with amino-acid sequence MLGYPSSIEERENLEIDLLLEAIYRMTGYDFRGYMRSSIARRIKNRLNKDHLTTVSELLVRVIHEEGYVNNLLSDFSINVTDMFRDPDFFYAFRKKIVPRLKDLPEIRIWHAGCSTGEEVYSMAILLEEEGLADKTKIYATDMNEKVIEKARQGAFPLKRMQSYTKNYLQAGGLDAFSKYYKTDMQYAYFRPSLSRNIVFAQHNLVTDGSFNEFHVIICRNVIIYFTLELQAKVFQLFDESLSPGGFLGLGNKESLKIMELADTYMELDINQRLYRKKLYS; translated from the coding sequence GTGTTGGGTTATCCATCATCTATAGAAGAACGCGAGAATTTAGAAATTGATTTATTGCTAGAGGCAATCTACCGGATGACAGGGTACGATTTCCGTGGTTATATGCGTTCATCAATTGCTCGCCGCATAAAAAATCGACTGAATAAGGATCACCTGACAACTGTTTCCGAGCTTCTAGTACGAGTGATTCATGAAGAAGGGTATGTAAATAATCTTCTGAGTGACTTTTCGATTAATGTTACAGACATGTTTAGAGATCCAGATTTCTTTTATGCTTTTCGCAAGAAGATTGTTCCTAGATTGAAGGACCTCCCAGAAATACGGATATGGCATGCGGGATGTTCGACCGGTGAGGAAGTATATTCGATGGCAATCCTGTTGGAAGAAGAGGGATTGGCTGATAAAACAAAGATTTATGCGACGGATATGAATGAAAAAGTTATTGAAAAAGCTCGCCAAGGGGCATTTCCCTTAAAAAGAATGCAATCTTATACGAAGAATTATTTGCAGGCTGGCGGATTGGATGCTTTTTCTAAATATTATAAGACCGATATGCAATATGCATATTTTCGTCCATCCCTATCAAGAAATATAGTTTTTGCCCAGCATAATTTAGTGACGGATGGATCATTTAATGAATTCCATGTGATTATTTGCAGAAATGTCATCATATACTTCACATTGGAATTGCAGGCGAAAGTATTCCAACTATTTGATGAAAGTTTAAGTCCTGGCGGCTTTTTGGGGCTTGGTAACAAAGAATCCCTAAAGATCATGGAGTTGGCTGATACGTATATGGAACTAGATATTAATCAGCGGCTTTATAGGAAAAAATTATATTCATAA
- a CDS encoding manganese catalase family protein, with protein MWFYEKKLQYPVRVSTCNPTLAKYLIEQYGGADGELAAALRYLNQRYTIPDKVVGLLNDIGTEEFAHLEMIATMIYKLTKDATPEQMRDAGLADHYVDHDSALFYHNAAGVPFTTAYIQTKGDPIADLYEDIAAEEKARATYQWIINMSDDPDLNDGLRFLREREIVHSQRFREAVQIITDDREKKKIF; from the coding sequence ATGTGGTTTTATGAAAAGAAATTGCAATACCCTGTTAGAGTCAGTACCTGTAACCCGACTTTAGCCAAATATTTAATTGAACAGTATGGAGGGGCAGATGGAGAGTTAGCAGCCGCTCTTAGATACCTGAATCAACGATATACCATTCCTGATAAAGTGGTAGGCTTGCTAAATGACATAGGCACAGAAGAATTCGCGCATTTGGAAATGATTGCCACGATGATATATAAACTCACAAAAGATGCTACTCCAGAGCAGATGAGAGACGCTGGTTTGGCAGACCACTATGTTGATCATGATTCTGCTCTTTTTTACCATAATGCAGCAGGTGTACCATTTACAACTGCATACATTCAGACAAAGGGAGATCCTATCGCAGATTTATATGAAGATATTGCCGCTGAGGAAAAAGCAAGGGCTACCTACCAATGGATTATCAATATGTCAGATGATCCAGATTTAAATGATGGCTTACGATTTTTAAGAGAAAGAGAAATCGTTCATTCTCAGCGATTCCGTGAGGCAGTACAAATTATTACAGATGATAGGGAAAAGAAGAAGATATTTTAA
- a CDS encoding spore coat associated protein CotJA yields the protein MTEQNRPEKSHMKSYTPFHSRFDPCRPIGKKYYSTPPNLFLGFQPPNLPQFSPKEALFKGTLWPVFYDFYENPYEHKRRDSQ from the coding sequence ATGACTGAGCAAAATCGGCCTGAAAAATCGCACATGAAATCTTATACACCTTTTCACAGTCGATTTGATCCGTGCAGACCAATTGGTAAGAAGTATTATTCTACTCCTCCTAATCTATTTCTCGGATTTCAACCGCCTAATTTGCCTCAATTTTCACCAAAGGAGGCATTATTCAAGGGCACACTCTGGCCTGTATTTTATGACTTTTATGAAAACCCCTATGAACATAAAAGGAGGGATTCTCAGTGA